From the Dama dama isolate Ldn47 chromosome 30, ASM3311817v1, whole genome shotgun sequence genome, the window CTGAAAACAACCTCAAGAAGCCAGTAACAGATTGTGTTATTTCAGTAAGTAGAATTCAGCAAGGCAacgtgttttattttaatttgccttCTTCATGTTGCTTTTTAGTATTAAATGTGTGAAAGCTGTTCTACTACCAGAGACCAGAATTCTGCTGGACTGGATCACTGCAGTGTTCAGCAGCATTGCAGAGTAGGTTTGAATGCTATCTTTAGCCAGAAGTTGCCGAGTTTTTTGTATGGTGGTACATATCAAAATCTCCTGTTGGGCTTTTTGAAAATACAGACTGGCTGATCAAATTGGAGGATGTTCCAAAGTTAGTTAACTGTATTGAGAGACAATTGTATACGTCCACGAGAGAGTTCACCCACACATGAGAACCAGTTCTTGGTGAGCAGTAGTTttaactagggacttccctggcagtccagtgattgggatttcaccttccaatgcagggggtgcaggtttggtgagctaagatcctacatgcctaaAGGCCAGAAAGccaaaacctaaaacagaagcagtattgtaacagagTCAAtataaaaatggtctacatcacTCAAAAAAGATTTCATGCcttaaatgtttttgaactgctAGCAAAATTTTATCAAGTCTTCCAATAGATAATATACTTCACAAATGGTGGTATGCCTGATGGTCACTAAAGATGtccaataaatggaaaaattatgCAGTAATGTACTCTGAAAAGAGAACTTATCGTTTGACCTGAGTCAGTAACTTATTCCTCTGGGTTAGAATTTTCATATGGTGAAAATCAGAAGTTTATTATGATAAAGATTAAATGACTTTAAGGTTCTTACGTCCTTAAATTACTAGAATTCTTAAATCTGTATTCCCCAATATGGTAGCCAGTGGCCACACATGGcttctgagcacttgaaatggaGCTAGTCAAAACCCAGATGTGCTGTATGCATAAAATACACACCAGGTTTTGAAgagttaatataaaataaagaatatgaaatattttggAGATGTTGGGTTAAAtagaatgttttattaaaatcaaaaataaataaaaatggtccacataaaaaatatctttaaaaataaaaagataacccaCCAGTAGTCACAGAACCCAGGTTTTTAGCATTGGTAAACTCTACTTTCAATGGACAGTTGATAATTAAGTTATTCAGGAGGATTTGCAGTGTACAGGAGCCATCTTTTATTGGCAGGGTGACCTGCCCAGACCTGTCAGGAGCCTTTATGGTGGTGCACCTTGGGATATGAGAGAATCCTGAGATAAGAGAGGCAGAAAGGCTGAAGTTTCTCTTGTAAGACAGAAAGTGTTTTACTAAAggaatattttggagaaatgctagtggtaaagaacccgccagctaatgcaggatatgtaagagacatgggttcaatccttggatcaggaagatcccctggaggagggcatggcaacccactccagtattcttgcctggagagtcccgtggacagaggagattggcgggctgcagtccagtgtcacacagagtcggacatgactgacgtgacagCACAAAGTTAAAGTTTTAAGTCAGtggtccttcctcctcccccacttCCCTTTAAATAACCTCATATGGGAAACTGCGGAAAGAAGGGTTCTGATTGGAAAGATGAGCAGAGACCCACCTTTGCCCTTGGTGCTCTTTTTGAAGCATTTATAGATACTTAGGGAGGAAATGTGGAAGCTCCAGTACCAACTTTTCTCTTAGGTACTTTCCAGCTAAGTGATTATATGGATGTATtattagatgcttttctggaaaaatGTGCTAGTTAAAATGGTGTCCTAGAAAGTGATCAAAAGAGTTCATCTGGGTAGAAGACAGCACCCTTAGAAACTATCCCACGAGCTGTTTTTTGTTCTTCCTGTTAGAAAAATCAACAGGCTTTGacaaaaaaagtttcattttgtAATCTTAACAGGTCTGCTGAATTAAAAGGTACCCCATCTATTAATGCTTAAACCCAACGAATAGCAAACCAAAGGGCAGTGACTAGATTAACAACTTTGTATTATCTTTAAATTCCTGTAGTCTCTATAGTGTAATTATATTTAATGATGACTTAGCGGAATAATTTTCAAATGTCAGTAGAAATAAGACCACTTTAGAATGTACACTTACCACTTAAATGTAAAACTTTGTTAGATTTAAAGAACTGGTAATATATCTTATGAATATCTTGATTAGTTTTTATTTCAGGTTAAAATTTGGTTATAATAAACCTGATACTTAAAATTTTAGGGCAATCTTCTCGAAAGTAGTTACTGTTTCTTAAAGTTAAAGAACTTGCCAGAAACTTAATCTAAAGTCCTTCTTCTGTTTCGTGACATGGCCAGGCACCGGTTTAGCTAACTGTTGTGAGTTGGCCACTGGTGGTTGTGGGcggtttgtgtgtgttttggttttctaGGTCAGTGAACATTTTTTCCCTTCCTGTTTGCAGGTCCCTTCTTTCTTCACAGATGCTGAGAGGCGATCTGTCTTAGATGCTGCCCAGATTGTTGGCTTAAACTGCTTAAGACTCATGAATGACATGACAGCTGGTAAGAGAAAAACTGTTTTTGTGTAAAAGTTAACATACTGTTGAAACTAAAGTTAAGACACACGTGGTCCTGTTATCAAACACTTCCATGTAGAAATACCACCTATTAAAAAACTTAGATTTGAAAGCAAAAGTTCTAGTCTTGCAGATGCTTGTTTTAGTGAGAAGTTGCAACTTTGTCAAATGGATGAATCTATTTTCATTAGGAAACCcttgtgtatattttttaatcttttgaattAGTTGTGTTGGGtttagtttttttatttccttacatTGTTTTTATAGTTGAGAAACAAGTTTTCCCACAACCTTATTATGGGGTTTTAGAACTACCTCGCCTTGATTTACCggaaaactttttttccccttatacgTTTCCCAATTGTTGGTAGTTTGGAGTCAGTCATTCCTCTTACGTCAGATGTTGATTTAAGCTGTGCCATTTGCTAGGCACTTTGCTAGGAATGAGTTGATGGGGAGCAAAGTACTCAGTAGCGCTTGTGTCAGTTTATTGTGATTAAGGATGGACTCAAAGTCAGTTACACCCTAGTGTATTCAAGCAAAGCAAATAAGACTTTGTTTAGCATATTTTTCATAGATATTTTAAGGATTCTTAAAGTATTGCTAACGGTGTGTTCTTGAGTATACACAGTggtttcaaaattcagaaaaagcAAACCATAGACTATTTAAGATAGATCAGTTATTTGCCTTGAATCCAGTTGGTAGGAACTGTAGTTGCTCTAGTTATAtattaaattcttaaatttttttggaTAAGCAGTCTCCTAGCAGGTTGTGGTTCAAATGTAAGTACTGTGTAATGAGTCTGATATTGTCTGTGTGTGGTTCTGTGTGGTGTACATGCCATTGTTTTTGCATTACATATGTCTTCTCTGTcacatctcttcatatatttaaaagtgaTGGAACATTGTTGTAAAATCAGAAAGAGATGAAGTATGAAGCCAGATATAAAAGAAATGTGTTCACCTTTAATTGGTCGAAGTATAGTCAGGTTCTCTGCATGTGTAATTATATCGGTAACTATGAAATTACTGAAAGGATGTGAACCGAAGTATTGAAACATACTAATTTCCTTTTAGTTGCTTTGAATTATGGAATTTATAAGCAGGATCTCCCAAGCCTGGATGAGAAGCCTCGAATAGTGGTTTTTGTTGATATGGGGCATTCAGCTTTTCAAGTCTCTGCCTGTGCCTTTAACAAGGGAAAATTGAAGGTAAGGTCATAAATTGGAACTAAGTGACCCAGATATTAATGTGTGGCAATTGTTGTTACTTTAAGCTACTGAGCTTCTTGGGTAATGAAGAGTTTGGGATAAAGCTATTAAAAGAGAGTTGTTCCTAAGGTTGATCTGCATAAAGACAATGCAGTTGTCTTAgcatgttgttcttgtttaggaAAGAAAAACTTTCTAAGATTATCTTCTGTGTAAtcattagaattaaaaatatcatagAGATGTAGCATTCCATTTGGATTTTATAGTGATATACATCCTAATTGAGCTGGGTTTCATGTTGTAGTTTAAGTAGAAATTTTGAGCCTGTTTGTTTGAGTTAGCAACATTTAAGATTCTGGTTACAAATATGATTGAAAATAACCTGATTATTTGTTGTTTTAACTAAATTAGGTACTGGGAACAGCTTTTGATCCCTTCTTAGGAGGAAAAAACTTTGATGCAAAGTTGGTGGAACACTTTTGTGCAGAATTTAAAACTAAGTACAAGCTGGATGCAAAATCCAAAATTCGAGCACTTCTTCGTCTATATCAggagtgtgaaaaattgaaaaagctGATGAGCTCTAACAGCACAGACCTACCACTGAACATCGAGTGCTTCATGAATGACAAAGATGTTTCCGGAAAGATGAACAGGTGTGTCTCAGATTCTGACAGATTAAATAGAAGGAACTTCTTGCTGAAACTGTAGTCCGGGGGTCAGTTCTAACTGTGGTCTTCTGAGTCTTGACCCACATTTCAAGATTGCACCACCTGAAGTGCTGTCCGCATCATTAGAACTAGAATTGCTGCTGCAAAGAGGGCTTTTCACAGGATCTGCGCTAAGTGTCCTCATGGTGAAGTCTTTCTAGTATTTCTGGGCCAGTGattgaaaaatgttttcataatatCTTTCACAGAAATATATTGAACTGAATGGAAATATTCATAAGTGATGAAAATGGGATCACATAAAATATTAAGGACTAAAAATGGCAATCTTAATATAAAAGTGATTTCTTCTGTAGttactaattttcttttcattctccctTCTGCATCtggattttgtatatttttagggaaaaaagttATGAATTATGGTATGGCTAAACCTGGCCCATGTGGAATTCAGGGTGTCTGAGAAGAAAAAAGTTTGTTGGGTTGataagaattatttaaaaagtagggCAGAATGTTGGCCTTAAGATCAATTTTCTTAACGTTTTCCTCTTAACTGCCAAGGGCACAATTTGAAGAGCTCTGTGCTGACTTGCTGCAGAAGATAGACGCTCCCCTTTACTCGCTGATGGAACAGACTCAGCTCAAAGTAGAGGATGTGAGTGCTGTCGAGATAGTTGGAGGCACTACACGAGTTCCAGCCGTGAAAGAAAAAATCGCCAAGTTCTTTGGGAAAGATGTTAGCACGACGCTCAATGCAGATGAAGCGGTGGCCAGAGGGTGTGCACTGCAGGTACTGTCTTCGCATCTTCTCTGGGAGTCATTCCTCAAACCACTTCTGCTTTATCTCATCCTGGCAGAGTCCTGTGCCCAGTTAGACACCACCAGGGAGTTACTTTTCAATAAATCGATAAGGCTGCGGGGACACGAGGATCTTCCAGTATTGGAAGATTTGTTGTATTACCTTTTTATCTAGTGAATGCCactattatttatctttatagCTAGTGTTTAGATGATAAATACTTTATGCATAAGACATATGTATACACTGTAAGTAGTTTTGAATTTGAACCTACCCGTCCTATTTGAATTGATCTTTATGTTAGAAGCTGAGTGaaatttttcatgtgcttatgataatctttttttctttttcttttttaagtgtgcAATCCTTTCCCCAGCATTTAAAGTTAGAGAATTTTCTGTCACTGATGCAGTTCCTTTCCCAATATCTCTGGTCTGGAGCCATGATTCAGAAGATGCTGAAGGGTATGTAGGAGAAAATAATGTTCAGATActtggttttaatattttttaaaaaaatgaacgtATGACATTCATGGTAGAGTGTTTGATTAACTGAGATCTTTTAGCAATCAAACTTACCaaaatatttctctcattttgGGTTATACATGGTGAGATGGGGTTGATAAAGCTTTTAGATTGTGATCTGTTTGTGTCACACAGTGAGCGTGAACCCTTGAAGTACTGAGTACCTTTGGTTTCCTCCTAGTGTCCATGAAGTGTTCAGTAGAAACCATGCTGCTCCTTTCTCCAAAGTTCTCACGTTCTTAAGAAGTGGGCCTTTTGAGCTGGAAGCTTTCTATTCTGATCCTCAAGGAGTTCCATATCCAGAAGCAAAAATAGGTAAGCAGTtaattgtatttattcttttgaagATTTAGTGTACCAACTTAAACACTCTGCTTTTAGCAGTGTTGAGTAGAATGCAATGAAAACGTGAAGTGGAACATAATTGAAAATGTGAGGACAGTTTCAATTTGGAGTAATGAAGATGGGGAAGTCTCTTATTGATGACTAAACTGGCCTAAAGAGATGAAatgacttgtgtgtgtgtaggaaCACTTgagtgtttttccttttctgatacaGTCTATACTTAACTATTATCACCCACTTTTAGTATTAACCTTTCCTCTGGGTGAAATGTTACTTGCAGAACATTACTTCAGTTTAAAACCTGGCTTGGAAGCCATTGAAACTATCTCTGAAAGGTACCTTTGTGttgtagtctttttttaaaaaaagtacattTTGGGGGTATATTTTTCTTTGAGAAGTTTGACACTGTCCATCTATTTTGGCCTAAAGTAACACTGAAAATCTGTGGGAAACCTACAGGCATCTTCTTGTATCTCTTTTCCCAAGTAAAATAAGCTAGTATTGCTAGATCTTGTCAGGACTCACCTTTGCCCAACACTGCTTCATAGTGGAATTGTTGGAAGGAGTCTGGCCTGGCcagttgtgttttcttttttaatccttaAAACTGAAAATGTTCTGACACAGGagggttttatattttaaaataattttttcttgtgtttgttgaTAGATTAAGTAATCATTGAATATAGACTAGACTAAAATTTTGACAGGCTGGATTGTAGTCCCCATTCAACGGAGGATAAAATCTAAGCTCTTTAGCCTGGCATTAGCTCTCTTGTTTTGTCACCAAAACTGAAAAGCCTGCACACACTTACAGAGCCATCTTAAATATCTCTCCTGTGAGTCTTCTTGCGTACCCTTTGGTTAATGCTGTTTCTTTAACTGAATCTAATGACAGTTACTTCCTGAACCTAGTGATTAGATAATTAATGAAGGTCTGTTCCAGCCTACTTCACTGACCTAGTAAATAAATCTaactttgtgtgtttgtgtaaacAGGACTTTAAATACAAGACTACTAAATCCCTTGTAGCGCTTTGCACATAATAGGTTCAAAACACTTAGTTTCTTTTCAGTGGTATTTGTAGTAGCAATAGTATTGGTAGAGGTGATAACTAACACCGAGCACTTAGTTCCATAGTAAGTGCTCACTATAAACCCTTAAGAACTCAAACTGTAGAAGCATAAAGTAACTTATAGCCATCACAGGGCCAGGATTCAAGCCCAGGGAGTCTGGGTCAGAGTTACCACTCTTCATTTCTACTTAGTCATGGTCTGGAACTGCTGTAGTGCATCATAATTTTAGGCTTTGATAACAGATTTTACCTCACCTCTCCTATTTGAAACATAAAATGTTTAGATCAGTCAGAAAACAGTATACCCTACTGTGAAGTTCCTACAGAATCAGAATGAGGCAAGTGCTTGATATCATTAGCCGTATACTTGGGATTTTCATGTTGAGGGTGTGTTCCCCGGTAAAGTGGGGTAGGAGGAGGTGAGGATGGCTGGTCTGTGTCTCACACAGTGTCTTTGTCAGAAGTGTCACAAGAGTGCCCTTGCCTTTGAAGGTTTCATGGCATTTTAAGACTAATCCCAAGTATTGTAAGTATACTGTGTACTTACCAGTCTATTTTAAAAGGTTATGTTTCTGGTATACACTAAAGGACTTAAGTCTAACTCAGTTGGTAGAGAAAATGGAATTTTGGAATCGCAGTCTTTCTTAGCCTTTGTCCGCATGATAGATTTGGTTCTGAAATTGTTGATTTCTTTTTGCTGTAGGCCGCTTCATTGTTCAGAATGTTTCGGCACAGAAGGATGGAGAAAAATCACGAGTGAAAGTCAAAGTGCGAGTCAATACCCATGGCATTTTCACCATCTCTACAGCGTCTATGGTGGAGAAGGTCCCAGCCGAGGAGAACGAAGTGTCTTCTCTTGAAGCCGACATGGACTGTCAGAATCAGAGGCCACCAGAAAACCCAGACGCTGAGGTAAGTTTGTAGGTAAGCCTTTGAGATGGAATATATAGTAGACTTAATTCTAAGCCTGAAGAAATGGGTAGGAAAAGGTTAAAGTGTTTTTCTTCATGATAATTAGAATTTTCATTAATGACGACAATAGCAATTTCTAGGTGATGGTAATGTACAGCCTGGAGTTTGGTGAACTGTGATTAAATTCTCTGTAGCTTTGTTTGAACCAGCATGTGACAGTTTGATTCAGAGTGGGCAAAGTTTCttggaattatattttttaagGCATAGGCCACATATTGAGAAGTCAAATGCCGTCTGGTGtttaagaaataaaagactaaaaaactgttcattgaaatatataccagatattaaaactgttttttggtttttttaaatcatatggcAAAAATCAGTTTTGGTATTTTATAACTTGCTTGTATTTACATGGTTTTCTGGGTTGTGGGAGGAAGGAAGTGTGAAGTATCTGACTAGAGTTTAGAAAGTTGTTAATTGTTCATGATGTTAATTGAGACTTCTATTAGCCTAAGTGTTAGTTTTACATGGTCAACCAAAGAATtctaagaaactttaaaatagaTGAGTTCTTATAGTTTACTTCTAGACAGTAACCAGAAATAGCTTAAATGAAGAGGTAGGTAGGCAGTTACAGTGTGTTAGTTCCCATGAGCAAGTGTGACATCCCTGTGGTCAGACTGTTAGCACTGTGGTCATTCCCTAGAACATTTAAGGAACAGGAGCATCTGAGCCTTAGCTTTGTCCTCATCGGGAAAAACTTCAGTGTAATGAACTAAATGACCAGCACCACATACCAGCGCTTTCTCACCTGGCTACAGACACCATTATTCTAATGCCTGTTGTATCCAATCTCTTAGTACCTTTTAGATGTATATATACCAGGAATACCTTGCTTCTGGTACTTCAGTGTCTGCCTCAGGATCTTGAGGCTCTGGAAGAAAATTAATGAGAGACTTCAGTCATTAAAGTTATAATGCTTCAGGCTTCTCCCTGAGATGGGATAAGATCATAACAAGCTCTGATCTACTGGGGATTGAGGCATCTACTAACATTTAGCATTTGTTCTTTTCCTGGGATTTTTTTTGAGGTGTAGACTGTTGGGTCACGAAAAGAGCGCGGAGACAGAGAGGGTCTTGCGTTTCTCTAAACTGGAGTGATGAGCTAGCTGCCAGATGATGGATTGTTGGCGATTTTATGTTAATTCCTCAGTCCACTGACATGCAGATATGTTGAGATGTGTGATGGCTGTTGGTGAAGTTAGGTTTTGGAAGCTTATTTTTGGGAGAGAGGCCTGGAGAAAACCTACTTGCTTTTGAGAATTAATATCTGTGCAATGCTAGAGGGGAGCTTCTTGAAGGAGAGTTCTTGTCATCACATCAGTCAAAATGCCTACTACTTGTGTTATTTAACTATTATATTAACTGTTATCATTCAAAGAATTTCTTACAGGTTTACAATATCTAAGAAGTTTTCAAATACTTGTTTTTTATGCTTTTATCCAGTATCGTTTCCCCCCACCTGTTAAGACTTCAGAAATTGAGTGTACTGTCTTTGGTGCCCTATAACCTTTTCAATTTATACAAGTACACCTGCTTTCTACATCCTTTGTGCCTGGGctttcatttcagaaaaatatccagCAAGACAACAATGAAGCTGGAACACAGCCCCAGGTACAAACTGATGGTCATCAAACCTCACAGTCTCCCCCTTCACCTGAACTTacctcagaagaaaacaaaatcccaGATGCTGACAAAGTGAGTGACTCTTCTAGTTCATTCCATTAGACAATGTTGCAACATGTGATCATTAATGATATCATTCAATCTGCAGTTTCAAGAGCAAGCACCAAGTTACCTTATTctatataggatttttttttctcctgttaattttCTATGTTTTTCAACTGAAACCAGTGAGAGGTACTCCAGCTAATTATCCTACCTTTTGGACTTGAAAGCTTCTCTTGAATAACTGCCACTCCAGGCAACCAGGGACGAATGCATAGCTTTTGTTGTCTTCTCTAGTGCTAGAGGTGCCTGCAGATGCCAGCATCTGAAAGACTCGTCTCAGTGCTGTGTGATGAGTTTTCACTCGAAGTCATCCGATGATAAATACATGGGCTATAGGAGTCTAGTAAAACTTTTTTCTCCTCTCAAATTGCCTGTCAAATTTATAGAAATTAATTACAATGATCTGGTAATAAGTTTCCATTGTTATTCCAGATCTGTGCTTTGCAAAACTTCGTTCTTTGTGCAGGTTGCATGTAAATTATTCTTTCATTAGAAGTTtggttttctctcattctgaggatAGACCTCTTTACCCTTAGATGAATTACCGAATAGTCCACTGGGGTCCAAATACATGTTACTCTTAGTAAAAGCATCTGGTTTTAAGCTCCCATGCCCTGACTGATCCCCTCGGGGGTCCTGATTCTGATTTCTGAAAGAAGCTGCCGCCGCCTCTTGAAGAGTTGAGTGTGGATGGCCTGGCAGCGATGGCTCCTTAACTTCTGTGTTCCTCCCCTTCACCTAGTGCAGAGCACTGACTGGCTCCTGCCGGTGGTCCCCACACCTGTTAGAGCACGCCCTGGGGAGCTCACCTGCTGCTAGCTGTAGGTGGGACCACTAGTGCCAAACCCTCTGGGGAGCGTCCCTTGTCCAGGCCATGCGGATGCCATCTTGTGATGCGTTGGTTTTGTCAGCAGTTGGTTTGATGTTGTACTGCTAGTCTGATCCCAACTTAACCTCCATACCTGTGGCTCTCATCCATTTGATTCCCAGTATCTGTTGCACTCCTGTGTTTTTGCCAGGTGTAGGTGCGACTTTTCTTTCTTGTGTTTCGTGACCCCCAGAGCATGCACAGTATattgtgggggtggtgggggggagtTCTCATGCTCACAGGAGGGGCGAAGACAGGGGTGTGGCAGGCTGACTGGTAGGCGCCTCCTAGTGACCGAGCTCTCAGCGCTTCATAGACAAGTGATCTCTTAGGACGCAGAAACAGAAGCCTGGAAAACACGCCTGAGAAACAGTCTCCGTCCTTGTGATTGTCAAGCCGTTGAGCCTCCTCCAAGTCCCAGTTCTTTCGTGGAGCCTCCTTCACGACTCCCCCAGGTCCCCCAGAGCCCCCGCCTGCTGTGCCTCATGGGCTGTCGGCTCACCGCCGCAGCCGGTCAGCGTGCATGTCAGGTGCCCCGTGGTTCTTCTCATCTGTTCTATGGCTGCATTTGCTGAAGTTGTGCTCTTTGTCATTTGTGTCTAGAAGAACCTGCAGAAATGAAAATGCTAAGAACATCTTGGAAAATTAAAGGCCATAGGAGATACTTACTTCTTTAGCCCTGTATTTACGTATTTTGGAAAAAGTTAACAGTAAACGTAGCATTTGCTACATCATTCCATTTACTGTTTTAAGACTGTAAACATTTTTTTGACCTTGCAGAGTTGCTTATGAGAAGTGGTACAACTCAAAAGGCAGATAGTAGAAATAAGGAGAtggatgtatatacacatgtataggTGTATATATCATGTCCAAATTCAGGGAATTTTAAAAGGCACTCATCAGTGTACTGGTAATTGTAGCTGGAATATAGAGactcaagtatataatacagggATAGAGTTGATCCTAACATGCTTAGCAGCTGATCAGTCTTATCTGTGGTTACTATTATAGACTATAATTTAAAGAAGTGGCAATTTAAtagtatttttgcctttttcaagTCACAAACATAGCTTAAAGTTATTAGAAAATTAAGGACCTGTGAAGAAAAGCTTTAGCCAGAGAGATTAAATTTGAGATGAAAAATGTTCTGGTGAATTCTTGAAGGGGGATGTATGGCAGGTATAAGTGTAATTGCAGCCCTGATTTAAAATGGGTGGGTGGGAGTTAGATGATTTTACACATTCTTCCAGCTTTATGATTTTAGGGATTTCACTTTTGCGTGAGTCCTCAGTAAGTATGATAGGGATATTTCTGTTATTCAAGAactatttaagaatttttctttttttttttttaacccctctTCCCAAGGCTAATGAGAAGAAAGTTGACCAACCTCCAGAAGctaaaaaacccaaaataaaggTGGTGAATGTTGAGTTGCCTATTGAAGCCAACTTGGTCTGGCAGTTAGGGAAAGACCTTCTGAACATGTATATTGAAACAGAGGTAATTACttcacttaaatatttttattttggaatgtatttatttgtttggcccTGTTAGGTAAATGGCTATAATTCTTAACATTTCATAAGTTTTATACAACTTTTAGGGGCAGAATGAAGCCAAAAAGTAATGGTTTTTAGTTAAATATTtttagcaagttttttttttttcctaatatttttacaactttattAAAGAAATCTATACCATAGATCATTCTGCTTGGTGCAAAATTGATTGTCCAGGTTCTTGTGAAGCAATTGAGCGCTGATATCTTCTAGCACAGAGCACAGTACCATCGGTATCTCAGGCCACACTAAATATTTCTGTTAAAATACATTGTGCTTCTCTGTAGTTTGGATAGGTGAAGTGACTGAGACTCTTGTTTTCCTTTACTGAGCTGGGACCATTGTGTTTAGAAATTTAATGATAAATCCCTGTTTCTGTTTGATAAATAGTACGTTcgtttgtgcatgctaagtagcttcagtcgtatctgactctttgcgaccccatggactgcagcccgccaggctcctctgtccatggaattctccaggaaagaatactggagtgggttgctgtttcctc encodes:
- the HSPH1 gene encoding heat shock protein 105 kDa isoform X1, with the protein product MSVVGLDVGSQSCYIAVARAGGIETIANEFSDRCTPSVISFGSKNRTIGVAAKNQQITHANNTVSNFKRFHGRAFNDPFIQKEKENLSYDLVPMKNGGVGIKVMYMDEEHLFSVEQITAMLLTKLKETAENNLKKPVTDCVISVPSFFTDAERRSVLDAAQIVGLNCLRLMNDMTAVALNYGIYKQDLPSLDEKPRIVVFVDMGHSAFQVSACAFNKGKLKVLGTAFDPFLGGKNFDAKLVEHFCAEFKTKYKLDAKSKIRALLRLYQECEKLKKLMSSNSTDLPLNIECFMNDKDVSGKMNRAQFEELCADLLQKIDAPLYSLMEQTQLKVEDVSAVEIVGGTTRVPAVKEKIAKFFGKDVSTTLNADEAVARGCALQCAILSPAFKVREFSVTDAVPFPISLVWSHDSEDAEGVHEVFSRNHAAPFSKVLTFLRSGPFELEAFYSDPQGVPYPEAKIGRFIVQNVSAQKDGEKSRVKVKVRVNTHGIFTISTASMVEKVPAEENEVSSLEADMDCQNQRPPENPDAEKNIQQDNNEAGTQPQVQTDGHQTSQSPPSPELTSEENKIPDADKANEKKVDQPPEAKKPKIKVVNVELPIEANLVWQLGKDLLNMYIETEGKMIMQDKLEKERNDAKNAVEEYVYEFRDKLCGPYEKFICEQDHQKFLRLLTETENWLYEEGEDQAKQAYVDKLEELMKIGTPIKVRFQEAEERPKIFEELGQRLQHYAKIAADFRNNDEKYNHIDESEMKKVEKSVNEVMEWMNNVMNAQAKKSLDQDPVVRAQEIRAKIKELNNTCEPVVTQPKPKIESPKLERTPNGPSADKKEEDLDGKNNFSAEPPHQNGECYPNEKSSINMDLD
- the HSPH1 gene encoding heat shock protein 105 kDa isoform X2; this encodes MSVVGLDVGSQSCYIAVARAGGIETIANEFSDRCTPSVISFGSKNRTIGVAAKNQQITHANNTVSNFKRFHGRAFNDPFIQKEKENLSYDLVPMKNGGVGIKVMYMDEEHLFSVEQITAMLLTKLKETAENNLKKPVTDCVISVPSFFTDAERRSVLDAAQIVGLNCLRLMNDMTAVALNYGIYKQDLPSLDEKPRIVVFVDMGHSAFQVSACAFNKGKLKVLGTAFDPFLGGKNFDAKLVEHFCAEFKTKYKLDAKSKIRALLRLYQECEKLKKLMSSNSTDLPLNIECFMNDKDVSGKMNRAQFEELCADLLQKIDAPLYSLMEQTQLKVEDVSAVEIVGGTTRVPAVKEKIAKFFGKDVSTTLNADEAVARGCALQCAILSPAFKVREFSVTDAVPFPISLVWSHDSEDAEGVHEVFSRNHAAPFSKVLTFLRSGPFELEAFYSDPQGVPYPEAKIGRFIVQNVSAQKDGEKSRVKVKVRVNTHGIFTISTASMVEKVPAEENEVSSLEADMDCQNQRPPENPDAEANEKKVDQPPEAKKPKIKVVNVELPIEANLVWQLGKDLLNMYIETEGKMIMQDKLEKERNDAKNAVEEYVYEFRDKLCGPYEKFICEQDHQKFLRLLTETENWLYEEGEDQAKQAYVDKLEELMKIGTPIKVRFQEAEERPKIFEELGQRLQHYAKIAADFRNNDEKYNHIDESEMKKVEKSVNEVMEWMNNVMNAQAKKSLDQDPVVRAQEIRAKIKELNNTCEPVVTQPKPKIESPKLERTPNGPSADKKEEDLDGKNNFSAEPPHQNGECYPNEKSSINMDLD